The following are from one region of the Ischnura elegans chromosome X, ioIscEleg1.1, whole genome shotgun sequence genome:
- the LOC124171129 gene encoding protein ZBED8-like encodes MVKKVTVADTALEASFRVAELIAKKMKLHTTGEEIIGPACNIIVETMLGKEAQEQISKVPISNNTISRRISEMSTDINEEVVKQIKSKRKFALQVDESTDIAGKCQLLGFCKFIDKDIVEQFMFCKGLQTRTTGEDIFASVNSYLTEHGLSWNYCCGICTDGAPSMIGKYKGFITRALKENPSITTTHCFLHREALVTKTCGEE; translated from the coding sequence ATGGTCAAGAAGGTAACAGTAGCTGACACTGCTCTTGAAGCTTCCTTCAGAGTAGCAGAGCTGATAGCAAAGAAAATGAAGCTTCATACAACTGGTGAAGAAATCATTGGCCCTGCATGCAACATAATTGTAGAAACAATGCTTGGCAAAGAAGCTCAGGAACAGATTTCGAAAGTACCTATTTCCAACAACACAATCAGCCGTAGAATATCTGAAATGTCAACAGATATTAATGAAGAAGTTGTGAAGCAGATAAAATCGAAAAGAAAATTCGCATTGCAAGTAGATGAGAGTACAGACATAGCTGGAAAATGCCAACTGCTTGGGTTTTGCAAATTCATTGACAAGGATATTGTGGAACAGTTTATGTTTTGCAAAGGGTTACAGACTAGAACTACTGGAGAGGATATCTTTGCATCTGTAAATTCGTACCTCACTGAACATGGTCTTTCATGGAATTACTGTTGTGGCATATGTACTGATGGTGCACCGTCGATGATAGGGAAGTACAAAGGCTTCATCACCAGGGCATTGAAAGAAAATCCATCTATAACTACAACTCACTGCTTCCTACACAGAGAGGCTTTAGTAACCAAGACGTGTGGAGAAGAGTAA
- the LOC124171130 gene encoding protein FAM200A-like, translating to MKGFQRKLKSWKSAAQRDDVSNFPSLQQAGYNGFGTVKTLILNHLEQLREAVDKYFPSLPTEKLEWIVSPFELADMAEELDFTAIERDEFLDMSADSTLKVKFGKSDVTLAAFWHATLGEYPNLGQKAISLLLPSSTSYLCEQAFSAMATIKSKQRNRLLSLEDDMRVALSTIRPDIKSLCSKHQSQVPH from the coding sequence ATGAAAGGTTTCCAGAGAAAGCTGAAATCATGGAAGTCGGCTGCTCAGAGAGACGATGTGTCAAACTTCCCTTCTCTTCAACAAGCAGGATATAACGGCTTTGGAACTGTAAAAACTCTTATTCTTAATCACTTGGAACAGCTGAGAGAAGCAGTTGATAAGTATTTTCCATCGCTGCCTACAGAAAAACTAGAATGGATTGTATCACCCTTCGAACTGGCTGACATGGCTGAAGAGCTGGACTTCACGGCAATAGAACGTGACGAATTTCTTGATATGTCTGCTGATTCAACACTGAAAGTCAAATTTGGGAAGAGTGACGTGACACTGGCAGCTTTTTGGCATGCAACATTGGGGGAATACCCTAATTTGGGTCAGAAAGCTATTTCTCTACTTTTGCCCTCCTCCACATCGTATCTGTGCGAGCAGGCATTTTCTGCCATGGCTACAATAAAATCGAAACAAAGAAATAGGCTTCTTTCACTTGAGGACGATATGCGGGTGGCATTGTCAACAATAAGACCTGATATCAAGAGTTTGTGTTCCAAGCATCAATCACAAGTTCCACACTGA